AATTCGCTGTCCAGCAAATCGCCCACCAGATGATAAAGCCAATCCTCATCCGCGCGGCAATCGGCGTCGGTGAAGGCCACAATTTCGCCGGTGGCAGCCGAAATGCCAGTGTTGCGCGCCACAGACAAGCCCAGATTTTTTTCGTGCCGGAAGCATCGCACCTGCGGATGCGCGGCGGCGATTTGCGGCGTGGAATCGCTTGAGCCATCATCCACCAAAATCACTTCGTAGTCGGGATAATTTAAAACCTTGAGCGAGTCGAGGCAGGCGTTGAGCGTGCGTTCGCCCTGGTAACTCGCCACGACCACCGACACGCGTGGATGCCGCTTGAGCGGAAAATACGGCGCGAGCCGGAACATCTTTTGCACCGCGCGGAACGAATCTTTCCGCTGCCGGTCTTCCGTGGTGAGCCCCATCTTCCAGTCTTCGATGCGCTGTCCGCCGCGCCACCAGTCATCCGTGTAACTGAAAACCACCGTGCCGGCCAAACCCGCGCGAAAGGCCGTTTCAATTTGCCACGACAAAATTTCGCACTTGCGCGGCTCGCCTTCGCGCAACGAATCAATGCCGAATTCACCCAGCACCAGCGGCCGGGTGTCCGCAATCATTTGCAGCCGCGCCAAATAATTTTTGAATGGCTGCTGATGGTGCAGATAAACATTGAAGCAAAGAAAATCCAGGCTTTGCGGGCGCAGAAATTCCGTCGGCGGATAATTCGTAAATGTGCACAGGCAGTCGGGATCAATCGCCTTGGCCTCGGCCACAAGTTCATCAATGAAATCCTCGACCGCGCCCGCGCGGCTCCAGCGCACGATGTCCGGCGGAATTTCATTGGCGATGCTGTAGGCGAACAGCGCCGGATGGCCCGCGCAATTCCGCGCTGCTTTGCGCACCGCTTCGCGCGCTTCCTCGCATTGTTTGGGCGAATCGAGAAAACAAAGATGCTTGTTCCACGGAATGTCCACGAGCGCCTTCAGGCCATGCTCGCCGGCGAGGTCGAGAAACCAGCGCGGGGGAACGTAGTAAACCCGGATCAGGTTCGCGCCGAGTTCGCGGATTTGCGCAAAGTCGCGCGCGGTCTGCTCGGGCGACGCAAAATTTCCCGCGCTGCCATCAGGCGCGAACGGGCCGTAGGAAACGCCCTTGAGAAAGAATTTCTTTCCGCCGAGGCGGAAGAATTTGCCATCCACGGTGACGCGGCCTGAACTGGTTACCGGAGAAACCATGTGACTTAGACGGCGGCTGCCCGCGCTTTAATCATGGCAATTTCGCACAGTTTTCGCCCCGTATCCACCGCCCGAAATCATTCAGCCGGCTTGGCTTTGCTCTTGGCCTTGGCGCGCGGTTTGCGGACTTTCAACTGCGGCGCATCCCCCCAAAGTCCTTCGAGATTATAGCGTTCGCGCATGTCGGAGCGCATGACGTGGACGATGACATCGAAATAGTCCAGCACGACCCACGCGGTTTCCAGCGTGCCGTCCACCGCGCGCGGGCGCAGGCCGTAATCGTCGCGCAGCTTGTCGGTGATCTCGCCGGTGATGGCGCGCAGGTGCGGTTCGCTGGTGCCGGAAGCCACCACAAAATAATCCGTCACGGACGATACCTCGCGCACGTCCAGAATCACGATATTCTCCGCCTTTCGGTTGTCCGCGAGTTCGCGGCAGAGCAAAGCCAGTTTTTTAGAATCCATCTATCGCAGCTTCCCTCAATTTCGCTCAAAGATAAAGCTGATAATTACGAATAGCCTCGGCCACCGCCGGAACCACCAAATGGTCTATCGGCAAGCCCGCCTTCACCCGCGCGCGAATCTGCGAGGCCGACACCCCCAGCGGAAAGCCTTTCAACGTCCGCCCCCGAAACGGCGCCGCGAAGGCCGCATCCGCTTCGCCCGGTCGCGGAATGGCGATGAATTCGACCAGCTTCGCAAGTTCATCCGCCTCGCGCCATTTCGCCAGTGATGGAACATGGTCCGCGCCGATCAAATAAAATAATTCCGCGTCCTGGAAACGGCGGCGATAATCCCGCACCGTGTCTATCGTGTAGGAAACTCCGCCGCGTTCGACCTCTTGGGTATCAATTTCGCACCGCGATTTCCCCGCCAGCGCGAGCCGCAGCAAACGCGTGCGCTGCGCGGACGGCGTCGGCAACGCATCCGGTTTGAACGGGGATTGCGCGGCCGGAATAAAAAATAATCGTTCCAGCCCCGCCTCCTCCATTGCCGCCTGCGCCACCAGCAGATGCCCCAAATGAACCGGATCAAACGACCCGCCGTAGAGGCCGATTTTTTTGAGTGAGTTCAAAACAATTTAATTTCCGAAGCAGCCAATAAAATTAGTTTCACAAAATCATCTATAATCCGCGTCCACACATCCCAACGGACCGCGGGTCTGTGACCCGCAGCAAGGTCCATCCGGTCAAGCCGCTCTTGGCTCAGCCTAAAGCGCCAATCTTCTTTGCGCGTTGCTGCGGGTCATAGACCCGCGGTCCGTGCGGAAAAATGTCATCTTGCGCGACCGGAATTTAATCTTCCTCAACAACACCGGTTGATCCCGTCAAACCGTTTCTCCGTCATTTCAACGTAAAGTTCCTCCGGCGATTTCCCGCAATCCGCTTTGCGCTCGCCCAGCAAATCCACCTTGAGTTCCGCGCACGGACAATTCAACGCGAGTTGCTGCGCGCGCTCCAGATGCGCCTCGCCGGACAATTCCTTCGCCAGCGCGCAGCCGAGCGCCACCAGTCCGAGCACATTGGCTGGCCTGTCTGCCAATTCATATTCCGGCAGCCACACCGCTTCGCTCTCGTGCAGCTTCACATTTTTTCCGCGCAGCAACCCATACCATTCCCAAACGCTGATCACGGAAATAATCGCCACGAGCAACATGAACAAAGCCGCCACCGCCGCGTCCAGGCGATCATTGAATTGCAATCGGGCGCGCCGTATTTGCAATCCGCCCAACTCCTCCACCAGGCCTTTGACCGATTGCGGGTTCTGTGTGTTGTCGAGAATTTTGACGATCTCGCTCGCCCGCATCTCTGCGCGAAAAGTTTCAAATCTGGCTGCCGCGAGAAAACCGATGCGCGGATCGGGACTATAAATTTTCTGCCAACCCGCCGTCATCGTCACGATCAGCAACCACACCAGCGGTATGAACACGATCAATGCGAACGCCGGTTTTCCAATTTTAACCGGCTCAGCTTGTGCTGTAGCCCGCGGCGCTAATTGCATTTTCAAAACCACCGTCGTCGCCAGGCACAAAGCAATCGCCGCCAGAAGCTGGTTCGCGATTCCGAACAGCGGCCATAGTGAATTGATGCCACCCAGCGGATCGCGAACGCCTTGGATCAAAAAATATCCCCAGCACCCGACCATGACCACGCTCGCCCCGGCGTTGGCCACTAGATTTTTCGTATCGCCCAGCGGCGCCCACACGTTGCCCAAAACATCCTGCAATAAATATCGCCCCACGCGCGTGCCCGCATCCAGCGTCGTCAGGATGAACAACGCCTCGAACATGATCGCAAAGTGATACCACAGATCGAGCCCGTGGCCGCGAACCACTTTGGAAAATATTTGCGACATCCCCACCGCGAGCGTCGCCGCGCCACCCGTGCGGCCAAACAAAGTTTTTTCACCGCTTTGCGCGGCGAGTTGCGCCATCTGCGTGGTTGTTACCGGAAATCCCCACGACGAAACTCTGGCCACCGTCGCCGCCGGGTCGCCTTTCATGTTCATGCTCAGGTAAACTCCCGGCTGCAACGTGCACGCCGCGATCAACGCCATGATCGCCACCAGCGATTCCAGGCACATCGCGCCGTAACCCACCGCGCGCGCATGCGTTTCGCGTGACATGATTTTCGGCGTCGTCCCGCTGGCGATCAAAGTGTGAAAACCGGAAATCGCGCCGCACGCAATCGTGATGAAACAAAACGGAAATAATTTTCCCGGCACGACCGGTCCCGTGCCATCAATGAAGCGGCTCAACGCCGGCATTTGGAGATGCGGCAGCACCAGAAAAATTCCCAATGCCAGCGCGAAAATCGTGCCCAGCTTCATGAACGTGCTCAAGTAATCGCGCGGCGCAAGCAGCAGCCAGATCGGCAGCACGCTCGCCGCCAGGCCATATATAATAATAGCCCACGCGAGCGGTTCGGGTTTGAACGCCAATGCATGCGCGAGGTTCGCGTGGCTCGAAACGAATTGTCCGCCCCACACCGCGAGCAGCAGCAGCACGACGCCAATCGCGGACGCTTCCAAAACTTTTCCCACACGCACAAAACGCAGATAACCACCCATGAACATCGCAATGGGAATCGTCGCGCCCACGGTGAAAATTCCCCACGGACTTTCCGCCAGCGCATTGACCACGACCAGCGAGAGCACCGCGAGCAAAATAATCATGATGGCGAGAATAGCCATCACGGCGACAAACCCGGCGGTGGTGTTCATCTCTTCCTTGACCATTTGCCCGAGCGATTTTCCGTTGCGCCGCAGCGAACTGAAAAGGATCACAAAATCCTGCACCGCGCCGCCGAGCACCACGCCAATGAGAATCCACAGTGTCCCCGGCAAATAACCAAATTGCGCGGCGAGCACCGGTCCGACCAGCGGCCCCGGCCCCGAGATCGC
The DNA window shown above is from Verrucomicrobiia bacterium and carries:
- a CDS encoding carbon starvation CstA family protein, encoding MKITLANVFWLIVALAGGLAFAVLTAHHGDSINSIYILIAALCSYAIGYRFYSKWIAARVLMLNDRRATPCEVKDDGKDFVKTNKWIVFGHHFAAISGPGPLVGPVLAAQFGYLPGTLWILIGVVLGGAVQDFVILFSSLRRNGKSLGQMVKEEMNTTAGFVAVMAILAIMIILLAVLSLVVVNALAESPWGIFTVGATIPIAMFMGGYLRFVRVGKVLEASAIGVVLLLLAVWGGQFVSSHANLAHALAFKPEPLAWAIIIYGLAASVLPIWLLLAPRDYLSTFMKLGTIFALALGIFLVLPHLQMPALSRFIDGTGPVVPGKLFPFCFITIACGAISGFHTLIASGTTPKIMSRETHARAVGYGAMCLESLVAIMALIAACTLQPGVYLSMNMKGDPAATVARVSSWGFPVTTTQMAQLAAQSGEKTLFGRTGGAATLAVGMSQIFSKVVRGHGLDLWYHFAIMFEALFILTTLDAGTRVGRYLLQDVLGNVWAPLGDTKNLVANAGASVVMVGCWGYFLIQGVRDPLGGINSLWPLFGIANQLLAAIALCLATTVVLKMQLAPRATAQAEPVKIGKPAFALIVFIPLVWLLIVTMTAGWQKIYSPDPRIGFLAAARFETFRAEMRASEIVKILDNTQNPQSVKGLVEELGGLQIRRARLQFNDRLDAAVAALFMLLVAIISVISVWEWYGLLRGKNVKLHESEAVWLPEYELADRPANVLGLVALGCALAKELSGEAHLERAQQLALNCPCAELKVDLLGERKADCGKSPEELYVEMTEKRFDGINRCC
- the rsfS gene encoding ribosome silencing factor yields the protein MDSKKLALLCRELADNRKAENIVILDVREVSSVTDYFVVASGTSEPHLRAITGEITDKLRDDYGLRPRAVDGTLETAWVVLDYFDVIVHVMRSDMRERYNLEGLWGDAPQLKVRKPRAKAKSKAKPAE
- the nadD gene encoding nicotinate-nucleotide adenylyltransferase; the encoded protein is MNSLKKIGLYGGSFDPVHLGHLLVAQAAMEEAGLERLFFIPAAQSPFKPDALPTPSAQRTRLLRLALAGKSRCEIDTQEVERGGVSYTIDTVRDYRRRFQDAELFYLIGADHVPSLAKWREADELAKLVEFIAIPRPGEADAAFAAPFRGRTLKGFPLGVSASQIRARVKAGLPIDHLVVPAVAEAIRNYQLYL